A single genomic interval of Ramlibacter sp. harbors:
- a CDS encoding FAD-binding protein: MNAPTQVAHLIPEIHQRAVPDALIDALKARFGANCSTALAVREQHGRDESSFQAPPPAAVVFAENTADVADAVKLASQHEVPVIPFGVGSSLEGHLLAVQGGISIDVSRMNKVLSINAEDLTVTVQAGVTRKALNEEIKSTGLFFPIDPGADATIGGMSATRASGTNAVRYGTMRENVLGLEVVTASGEVIRTGTRAKKSSAGYDLTRLMVGSEGTLGVITEITLRIYPLPEAVSAAICSFPSIEAAVRTTIQVIQLGVPIARVELIDHNTVRMVNAHSKLGLREEPMLLMEFHGSPAGVKEQAETVQEIATEFGGNAFEWATTPEERTRLWTARHNAYFAAIQSRPGCRAISTDTCVPISRLADCLLDSVAEADASGIPYFLVGHVGDGNFHFGYLLDPTIPKEREIAEALNHKLVTRALSLEGTCTGEHGVGLHKMEFLVTEAGAGAVDMMRTIKRALDPKNIMNPGKIFSL; this comes from the coding sequence ATGAACGCCCCCACCCAAGTTGCCCACCTGATCCCCGAAATCCACCAGCGCGCCGTCCCTGATGCGCTGATTGACGCGCTCAAGGCGCGCTTTGGCGCCAACTGCTCCACGGCGCTGGCGGTGCGCGAGCAGCATGGGCGCGATGAATCGTCCTTCCAGGCCCCGCCACCGGCGGCCGTGGTGTTTGCCGAAAACACGGCCGACGTGGCCGACGCGGTCAAGCTGGCGAGCCAGCACGAGGTGCCGGTGATCCCGTTTGGCGTGGGCTCCTCGCTCGAAGGGCATTTGCTCGCGGTGCAAGGCGGCATCAGCATCGACGTGAGCCGCATGAACAAGGTGCTGAGCATCAATGCCGAGGACCTGACCGTCACGGTGCAGGCCGGCGTGACGCGCAAGGCGCTGAACGAGGAGATCAAGAGCACCGGCCTGTTCTTCCCGATCGACCCGGGCGCCGACGCCACCATTGGCGGCATGAGCGCGACGCGCGCCAGCGGCACCAACGCCGTGCGCTACGGCACCATGCGCGAGAACGTGCTGGGGCTGGAAGTGGTCACGGCCAGCGGCGAAGTGATCCGCACCGGCACGCGCGCCAAGAAGTCGTCGGCCGGCTACGACCTGACCCGCCTCATGGTGGGCAGCGAGGGCACGCTGGGCGTGATCACCGAAATCACGCTGCGCATCTACCCGCTGCCCGAGGCGGTGTCCGCCGCCATCTGCTCGTTCCCCAGCATCGAGGCCGCGGTGCGCACCACCATCCAGGTGATCCAGCTGGGCGTGCCGATCGCGCGCGTGGAGCTGATCGACCACAACACCGTGCGCATGGTCAACGCCCACAGCAAGCTGGGCCTGCGCGAGGAGCCCATGCTGCTCATGGAGTTCCACGGCTCACCGGCCGGCGTGAAGGAACAGGCCGAGACCGTGCAGGAGATCGCCACCGAGTTTGGCGGCAATGCCTTTGAATGGGCCACTACCCCCGAGGAGCGCACCCGCCTGTGGACAGCGCGGCACAACGCCTACTTTGCCGCCATCCAGAGCCGCCCCGGCTGCCGCGCCATCAGCACCGACACCTGCGTGCCCATCAGCCGGCTGGCCGACTGCCTGCTCGACTCCGTGGCCGAGGCCGATGCCAGTGGCATCCCCTACTTCCTCGTCGGCCACGTGGGCGACGGCAACTTCCATTTCGGCTACCTGCTGGACCCGACCATCCCCAAGGAGCGCGAGATTGCCGAGGCGCTCAACCACAAGCTGGTGACCCGCGCGCTCAGCCTGGAGGGAACCTGCACTGGTGAACATGGCGTGGGCCTGCACAAGATGGAGTTCCTGGTGACCGAGGCCGGCGCCGGCGCGGTCGACATGATGCGCACCATCAAGCGGGCGCTGGACCCCAAGAACATCATGAACCCGGGGAAGATTTTCTCGCTCT